The sequence TGTGAGGCTCCTGCTACCGGGAGAGCTTGCTAAGCACGCCGTGTCCGAGGGCACTAAGGCAGTTACCAAGTACACCAGCTCCAAGTAAATGCCTACTTAAAACCAacggctcttttcagagccaccCACTTTCTCTGAAAAAGAGCTCTATTAACCCGTTGTTGGTGATGCTGATTTATTGTACCTTTTTCACGTACCCCCTTTGTTAGCTTGCTCTGTCTGCGTGCACAATTGTGTATTATCTGGCGCCTTAACATGCGTAACATTTGTTtaaatctccaaaaaaaaaatatgcatctcTCCATTACGAGAGCACATCCGTTTAAATTAGGTAGATTTTTCTGATCCCGGACCGTATTTTGCCTTCAAACAGGCAAGTTCAAAATCAAAGCTTATTTTCTCAGTAGTGTACTAGAGAAGACAGACATTTCTAACATGCATGTTTACTAACGGTAGGATCTCTATAACTAGCTGCTTTAGACACGAGGTTTAAAGCTCAGGGTCATGAAGACGACTTATTCCTTAAAAGCTAGTGCAGCCTGAACAAATCACTGATTAGCTAAGGTTAACAAAACGCACACCGCTCGATTCTTTCGCGCGTGCGAATCTGGCTGGAAGTGGGTTTAAATACACCAGATCCCCTACAGCAAAACATATTTGGGAACACAACACAGGAAAAACTCTCAAAGCAGAAAACGTAGGCGGCTCTGAAAAGAGCCTTTGGGGATTTCGCTTTATAAAGCTTCAGTCGTCACTTAACCTCCAAAACCATATAAAGTACGACCCTGTCTTTTCAGGGCATATACCACATCCATGGCAGTCACGGTCTTCCTCTTAGCATGCTCTGTGTAAGTGACAGCGTCGCGGATGACATTCTCCAGGAACACTTTGAGCACTCCGCGAGTCTCTTCGTAGATCAAGCCAGAAATTCGCTTCACTCCACCTCGGCGAGCTAGACGGCGGATAGCAGGCTTTGTAATGCCTTGAATGTTATCTCGCAACACTTTACGATGACGCTTTGCGCCACCCTTACCGAGTCCTTTTCCACCTTTACCACGACCAGACATCTTTCTCTCACGTTTCTATTCGAACGACTGTTAACACTATGAACGATAATCTCTCTGATATGAATGAAAGGACGACCTGCTCGAAAACAGCCCAGGAAATGGCTGCGCGGGCTTTTAAGAAATCGCGCTTTGTATTTGCTCTTCGGTTTCATGAGCGAGACCCAGGACAAAGCAGCTAATCCGTCACGTGGAACCTAATATCTATGCGCTGCTGAAGGAGTGATAGACTTGTGCTTTCTTTAACCATATCTCTTTTATTTGTCTGCTCAAAAGCAGCCAGATATACCGATGCACCAGCACCCACCCGCTCAGCACGTGTGACTGGTAACTCGCACCTTTTCAGCCGCTTGGACAAACGTTGCTGGACGatggttttctttctttgtaatgaGATCATGGCAAACATGCAGAAAAGCATAATCTTATTCATCCGCGTCCACTCCGCTTTCCCCGTTTAATTGCATGATCAAATTTTTAACCAAAGTAGAATcaaatcttattttctttttctgagtcTGGATTTCTTTATGAAAGCACATAAATTGACTTTGATTTCCTTGGTTATGGTAACTTCTCATAATGACAGCAAATGcattttccatttaattttaatgtatttgcttaaaaatatattttcaccaACAACTGTAATTTTTCATTGCCTGCTCATATTTAAAACTAAATATGGTTATATAAcatgaataaaatgtttatataaattttatactatatacatttatatcattttaaagttAAACTCCAGTGAAGAAGACAAGTACCaagacatccatccatacatACAATTGCTACCAAGACTGCTGTGGCACAAGCTCCTTCCCGCACAATCCTAGATGACATTTAGCTACTCCCACTATGAACAAATCACTAAATagacttgtaaaaaaaaatacatgggaTGTTTTAATAACTATTAAAGGAGAAAAGAAAGGATTCTGAAAGGAACTGAAAGCACTgcacaaaacagtttttttttttgttttgtttttttttgaggtgCCGTTTAGGACATAAATTGTTGTCAACTCTGCATACACTTAAAACGCTTACACTGCATATTGAAAGGCATACACTGCATACTGAAACACTTCAATTGTATACTGAAATGCATACACTGCATACTGAAATGCTTACACCGTATACTGAATCGCATTCACTGCGTACTGAAATGCTTACACCATATACCGAAATGCATGCACTGCATACTGAAATGATTATACTATAATGAAACACATAAACTGTACCTTAATGCAGTTACATTATATACTAAAACACATACTATACAGTACATGGTACATTAAAATGCATATATTGCATACTTAAATGCTTACACTGTATCCTGAATTGCATACACTGTACTCTGAAACACATACACTATATACTGAAATCCATGCACCATATacgaaacacatactgtatactatatactTAAATGCCTGCACTGCACACTGAAACATATAAACAACGTATTGAAATGAATACGCTCTAAACTGAAATACACTTTACAGTGAAACCCATACACTGTATACTAAAACTGTtacactttatattaaaatgcatacatacaCTTCATACTTAAATGCTTACTATATaccaaaaaacacacactgtATAATGAAACGCATACACTCTAT comes from Polypterus senegalus isolate Bchr_013 chromosome 14, ASM1683550v1, whole genome shotgun sequence and encodes:
- the LOC120514484 gene encoding histone H4, with the protein product MSGRGKGGKGLGKGGAKRHRKVLRDNIQGITKPAIRRLARRGGVKRISGLIYEETRGVLKVFLENVIRDAVTYTEHAKRKTVTAMDVVYALKRQGRTLYGFGG